In one Fibrobacter sp. genomic region, the following are encoded:
- the mug gene encoding G/U mismatch-specific DNA glycosylase, which translates to MKTTPAREQLLEARNKTVSDIIAAGLKVLFCGINPGLYSAAVNHHFARPGNRFWPALYRSGFTPRLYHPSEGNLLLSSKLGITNIVARATASADEISREELEEGGRRLAEKVKRYKPKAVAILGLGAYRSAFHNPMARLGLQETKLGDTPVWVLPNPSGINTRYRIEDLVRCMEMLRKWVEEISRGNF; encoded by the coding sequence ATGAAAACCACTCCTGCCAGAGAGCAACTGCTTGAAGCCAGAAATAAAACGGTCAGTGATATAATCGCTGCTGGTCTCAAGGTCCTTTTCTGCGGAATCAACCCGGGACTCTACTCCGCAGCGGTAAATCACCATTTCGCACGCCCGGGAAACCGGTTCTGGCCTGCTCTTTATCGCTCCGGTTTCACCCCTCGCCTCTATCATCCATCAGAGGGAAACCTCCTCCTTTCATCAAAACTGGGAATCACCAACATCGTTGCCAGAGCTACAGCCAGTGCCGATGAAATAAGCAGAGAAGAACTGGAAGAGGGGGGAAGGAGACTGGCAGAGAAGGTAAAAAGGTATAAACCTAAAGCTGTGGCGATTCTGGGCCTGGGGGCCTATAGAAGCGCTTTTCACAACCCGATGGCCCGACTGGGACTTCAGGAGACAAAACTGGGGGATACTCCAGTCTGGGTTCTTCCAAACCCCAGCGGCATCAACACACGTTACAGAATAGAGGACCTCGTAAGATGTATGGAGATGTTGCGTAAGTGGGTTGAAGAGATTTCGCGTGGAAATTTCTGA
- a CDS encoding alpha/beta hydrolase has product MEDSYENGDEVQPATILEVIRGEISAEGYEEVILVTPRGEIKTRFYSLAETKMASIMVGGAGGDFDTPARGLYHRLGADLLDEGFSSLRIQFRNSHNFDDSVYDVAAGISFLRSLSIDSIGLIGHSFGGAVVIRAASMHTSVSAVVALSSQSYGAGSASELGPRCALLLIHGSEDKIIPPSSSEHILSLSREPRRLKIYRGSHSLDEVSQEVYEDVKDWIIRWVRDLQS; this is encoded by the coding sequence ATGGAAGACAGTTATGAGAATGGAGATGAGGTTCAGCCTGCAACAATTCTTGAGGTTATAAGGGGAGAAATATCTGCGGAGGGGTATGAGGAGGTTATACTTGTTACCCCCCGGGGAGAGATAAAGACCCGTTTTTACTCCCTTGCGGAGACGAAGATGGCTTCCATAATGGTGGGAGGGGCAGGAGGAGATTTTGATACTCCGGCGAGGGGTCTTTACCACAGGCTGGGAGCGGATCTTCTTGACGAGGGATTTTCCAGTTTACGAATACAGTTCCGTAATTCTCACAATTTCGATGATTCAGTTTACGATGTGGCAGCGGGGATTTCGTTTCTTCGCTCCCTGAGCATCGACTCCATAGGGCTTATCGGTCATTCTTTCGGGGGAGCGGTAGTGATCAGGGCCGCATCGATGCACACATCCGTGTCAGCCGTTGTCGCTCTTTCATCACAGAGCTATGGTGCCGGATCAGCCTCGGAACTTGGTCCCAGATGTGCACTGCTTCTGATTCACGGGTCGGAGGATAAGATAATCCCTCCATCCTCATCAGAACATATTCTCTCTCTTTCCAGGGAGCCCCGCAGGCTTAAAATCTACCGTGGGTCACACAGTCTCGATGAGGTATCGCAGGAGGTTTACGAGGATGTAAAGGACTGGATAATAAGGTGGGTCAGAGACCTGCAGTCCTGA